GCGCTGGCCCGCGCGCTCATCAACGAGCCGCAGGTGCTGCTGCTCGACGAGCCGCTCGGCGCGCTCGACCTGAAGCTGCGCCGGCAGATGCAGATCGAGCTGAAGCGCATCCAGACCGAGGTAGGCATCACCTTCGTGCACGTCACCCACGACCAGGAGGAGGCCATGAGCATGGCCGACACCGTCGCGGTGCTGAACGCCGGCCGCATCGAGCAGCAGGGCGCCCCTGCCGACCTCTACGAGTTCCCGGCCACCGCGTTCGTCGCGAACTTCCTGGGCCAGTCCAACCTGCTCGCCGGCGAGGCCGCCGGCACGAGCGGCGGCGAGGTCGCGGTGACGGCGCACGGCGCGCGCTTCTCGGTGCCCGCCGGCCGGTCGCGGGCCGACCGGGGTGCGGTCCACCTGGGAGTACGCCCGGAGAAGCTGCAACTGGTCGGCTCCGCCGACCAGGTCCCCCAAGGACACCAACACGTCACCGGGATGGTCACCGACGCCTCCTACGTGGGGGTCAGCACCCAGTACCTGCTGCGCACCGGCTGGGGCGCCGAGCTGTCGGTCTTCGCCGCCAACAGCGGGACGTCCACGCCTGTGCAGGTCGGCAGTGCGGCCGTGGCGTACTGGGATCCGCGGCACGCCTTCGTGCTGCCCCGCGACGCCGACACCGACCGGCCCGCCCCGGCGCTCGACGAGCCGGTGGCTGCGTCGTCGTGACCCTCCCGACGCCCACCGGAGCGGGGCAGCCGCCGTCCGCGCCACCGGCAGCCCGGTCCGGGCGGTACCGGCTGCTGCCGTACCTTCTGCTGCTGCCCGGCGTGGCCTGGCTGCTGGTGTTCTTCGGCGTGCCGCTGCTGCAACTCGCCGCCGCGAGCCTCTACGACCCCAGCGGCTCGCTCTCCACCGGGTACGCGATGACGTGGGCGGTCGGTAACTACCCGGACGTCGTGCAGGCGTACTGGCCGCAGCTCCTGCGTTCGTTCGGTTACGCCGGACTGGCACTGGTGCTGGCGCTGCTGCTGGGCTACCCACTGGCGTACGTCATCGCGCAGAAGGCCGGCCGGTGGAGGAACCTGCTGCTGGTGTGCGTGGTCGCGCCGATGTTCACAAGCTTCCTGGTGCGCACCCTCGCCTGGAAGACCGTCCTGTCCGACAACGGCGTGCTCGTGGGCCTGCTGCGCGACGTGCACCTGCTCGCACCGGACGGTCGGCTGCTGGCCACCCCGTTCGCTGTGGTGCTCGGGCTGACGTACAACTTCCTGCCGTTTCTGGTGCTGCCGCTGTACGCGAGCCTGGAGCGGCTGGACCCCCGGCTGCTGGAGGCGGCCAGCGACCTGTACGCCGGCGGAGCCCAGGCGTTCCGCCGGGTGACCCTGC
The DNA window shown above is from Micromonospora lupini and carries:
- a CDS encoding ABC transporter ATP-binding protein produces the protein MARDTPAGDLRLVDLTKRFGSFTAVDDLSLTIGQGSFFALLGASGCGKTTTLRMIAGLEAPTGGRVLLGDTDITRLRPYRRPVNTVFQSYALFPHLTIFENVAFGLRRRGIRAVDDRVRRMLSLVRLDGFGPRRPAQLSGGQQQRVALARALINEPQVLLLDEPLGALDLKLRRQMQIELKRIQTEVGITFVHVTHDQEEAMSMADTVAVLNAGRIEQQGAPADLYEFPATAFVANFLGQSNLLAGEAAGTSGGEVAVTAHGARFSVPAGRSRADRGAVHLGVRPEKLQLVGSADQVPQGHQHVTGMVTDASYVGVSTQYLLRTGWGAELSVFAANSGTSTPVQVGSAAVAYWDPRHAFVLPRDADTDRPAPALDEPVAASS
- a CDS encoding ABC transporter permease, which produces MTLPTPTGAGQPPSAPPAARSGRYRLLPYLLLLPGVAWLLVFFGVPLLQLAAASLYDPSGSLSTGYAMTWAVGNYPDVVQAYWPQLLRSFGYAGLALVLALLLGYPLAYVIAQKAGRWRNLLLVCVVAPMFTSFLVRTLAWKTVLSDNGVLVGLLRDVHLLAPDGRLLATPFAVVLGLTYNFLPFLVLPLYASLERLDPRLLEAASDLYAGGAQAFRRVTLPLSMPGLVAGTLLFFIPASGDYVNAELLGTPNEYMIGNVIDSAFLVRLDYPRGAALSFLLMAAILAVVFGYLRRAGTEDVLS